In a genomic window of Streptomyces katrae:
- a CDS encoding TetR/AcrR family transcriptional regulator, whose protein sequence is MRPEKTDLRREAGQRTRDDLLSAALELLAQRGQEGVTLREITQNAGANVAAVSYHFGSLKALCEVAIEHALERYLDAQIRELDALAGDATLSELAEAFAWPMVNALVAGGRELAVMRTVARVGIDPPEGGERLAGKFEQARRQAVRVLAANLPGVDERELVFRVRCAAGMLNWLAVAPIGSELGAEPAERVERMLVPVVAGAFRGAR, encoded by the coding sequence GTGAGGCCAGAGAAGACGGACCTTCGCCGCGAGGCCGGTCAGCGAACACGGGACGACCTGCTGTCGGCCGCTCTCGAGCTGCTCGCGCAACGGGGGCAGGAAGGGGTGACCCTCCGCGAGATCACCCAGAACGCCGGAGCCAACGTCGCCGCGGTGAGTTACCACTTCGGCTCGCTGAAGGCACTGTGCGAGGTGGCGATCGAGCACGCGCTGGAGCGATACCTGGACGCGCAGATCCGGGAGCTGGACGCTCTGGCCGGGGACGCGACGCTGAGCGAGCTGGCCGAGGCCTTCGCGTGGCCGATGGTGAATGCCCTCGTGGCCGGCGGGCGGGAGCTGGCCGTGATGCGGACCGTGGCGCGGGTGGGGATCGATCCGCCCGAAGGGGGGGAGAGGCTGGCGGGGAAGTTCGAGCAGGCCCGACGGCAGGCGGTGCGGGTGCTGGCGGCGAACCTTCCCGGGGTCGACGAGCGGGAGCTGGTCTTCCGTGTCCGCTGTGCGGCCGGGATGCTGAACTGGCTCGCGGTGGCACCCATCGGGTCCGAGCTGGGCGCGGAGCCCGCCGAGCGGGTGGAGCGGATGCTCGTCCCCGTGGTGGCCGGGGCCTTCCGGGGAGCCCGGTAA